GCTATCATTCGCAAATGCACTTTATCAGGGCTAATGATGATATTAGAAGCGCAGCCAGAAAAATGCTGAAATTGGATGTATCTGCATTGCCGGTTATCGGTGACGAAGCTGATATTGTAGGGCTTTTGACATCAAGGGATATATTGAATGGCTATGTGTCACATGATGATGTGCCTCTGGTTTTAAGCGTGATGAATAAAGACTTTGTTGCCGTCAAAAAATCAGATTCAATCCAATACGTTGCCAATATAATGGGTAAGCTCGGTGTTCATCACATCATTGTTGAGCATAATGGATTAGTCTGCGGCATTGTCTCTAGTTACGATTTTTTGAGGCTTTATAAAGAACCCGAAGAGACTATTGAGACTACCTGATAGAGCCTGGCTATTGAAGCCGGATAAACTGCATGTATCAAATTAAATTGCCCCGCAAAGTGGTAAGGCTTGTGTTTACCGGATATCTATGAACTGTGCTTTTCTTTTTTGCGCCCCAAGAGGTAATAAGCAATAACGGATAAGCTAGCTAACGGTATGCATAATGTAAAATATCCTATGGGGTAAAATACAACACCCCCGCCTTTATAAATGAAGTGAAAATGAAAAATGCTAAAGAAATAATAAGTAACAAAGGGTTGAATGGCCAGGGCGACTCCACCGAACAGGGGGCGGTAGTGATTCATAATACCTACACACGTGAGGCTAATAATAGAAAAAATAATAAATAGCATGCCTGTTACATAGAACTCGGTTGGTTAAAGAACTTTTTCATGAGTCTCAGTTTCGTTTTGTTTTTTCTGCATAATGACGGGCATTATAACCGATGCTCTGTTATACGCTTAACGCTTCGTTTTCAAGTTAAGCTTTCACCATTGAACATGATCACTATAGCCTCTACACTTCCCGATAAATATTTTTTATCTTCTTGGCGCGGTAAATGTAATGCGCAGCGTTTTTTTCATTGGGGGAATTCTCCCTTTTCTATTAACGAGTTGTACTTACTCACTTGACGAGCATTTTATATTTGAATGTCATTCCCCTGATGAAATGTATAACGCGCAATCTATAGCAGTACAAGGGGGCGGGGCGGCAGGAAGTCAGTATATCAACATCTACATTACAAAAGCAGATGATGAAGAATTCAAGACCAGAGTTATGGTTACTTCAACATCAGATAAGCTTATTCTTGAATGGAAGAAAGGAAATAATCTTATGATTACCGTAGATGATGTTCGCATATACGAGTTCAAAAACCATTTTGATGAATCCGTATATTGGGAACAAACAGGACAAGGGAAAATAGAATTTCAATATAGGGCCTTTAACGATAGCGAAAAAGTAAGCCAATGCATCAATTAGAGGTATTAAATCACTCATTCGCATAATGCTATGCGTTCTTGCTATGGTTTCTTATTCAACGTACGCAGTTGCAGAACCAAATGATAGGAATGATTGCTCCGTCAATTCCGGCACCCTGAAATATACACACAAAGATGAAACAGCCAGTTGTTTTATCTTTAACAGGAATTTACTACTTCTGATGCACAATGCAAAATGAGCCCGGCACCGTAAGTTATACGATATTTATTGATTGGGCTAGGGGCGTGGATGGTCTTCGACTTTGGTTATTTCGTTAACTCGTCGCAACAGTTACAAAAGGATAGGGTGTGCATTGAGAACCAATGGCACTCGGGCACCACGGCGGGCGAATTAGCACTATCAAAAGTGATCAGAACCCGTGCATGGCCTGCATTGAGGGTGTTCAAACTTCTGTGTCAGCTAAAAGTTAAAGTTCGACATATTGTTCGACCCGCCCTTCAAAATGGATGCTCAACTGTGACAGTGTGAGATTCCAATTCTGGACTGGGTGAGTCCACTTTTCGGTGGCCTTCAACATACCCGCGTAGAGAAGTTTGAGCAAACTGTTTTCATTCGGGAAACCGCCTTTGGTCTTGGTCAGTTTGCGAAACTGACGGTGTACGGCTTCTACAGCATTGGTGGTGTAAATGGCTTTTCTGACATCTTCGGGATATTTGAAGTAGGTAGATAGTTGCTCCCACTTACTACGCCAGGATTTAATGACCAAAGGATATTGCTTGCCCCATTTGGCTTCCAGCTCATCCAATGCTTGCTCTGCTGCGTTTTTGGTCAAAGCGCGATAAACGCATTTTAAATCTGCCATAACAGACCATCCTGACCATGCAGACCTTGACCAGATTGAAGTCCTTTAGCAAAGGCTTCAACATCAATTTCGAATTTTTTGGACATGTGCCATTTCCTTTTTGAGGAAGTTTAAAGAAATGACACAGAATTTTGAACACTACCCCTGCATTCAAAATAGAGCCGATAGTTTTTCCAGATGGCTGCTCGCCCTTCATGTTTTACCTTTCATAAAGCAAAACTCTCCAGCGTAGAGCCCTTCGATTAGTACATAGATTCTGGTATGGGTTAGGGGTTGGGTATTAGGCTTTCAGCCTCTAATCTATGTACTGAAATATTAGCCTTAAACTTGAATATTTGGATGTGTAAATATGTTTACTTTAATCTTTTTTTTGAAACTGCTTCTTGCTGGCTTATTGTTTAATCTATATTCATCAGCGACAGTTTTTATACTTACTCTCCCTAAAACAGTTATATATTCAATTAAATCTATGACCATTTTAAAAGAGTAAACTGTTAATGTGGATTCAAGAAAAATGATTTTAATATTCGCATTATCAAAAACTTGCAACATAAAGGAGATAAGCAAACTAATCCCCATCCCCATAAGAGGGTAACCAATATTAGCCGGCAATTCCCTTACAGAAGTTTTTGTTACGCTATTGTCTAATAAGTTTAAAAATGTGGATGGTAGTACAAATATCAACGCAAATACACCAATACCAAACCCTAAAAGGCTTGGTATTGCCCCAATAATATATTCTCCAGCATCAAAATCATGATTACCGTAATGATGTGCATAAATAGTTATCAAACTACCTAAAATAATAGACCAGTAAAATGAAGGGAAAACCCTTTCACACCACATGCTTAAAGGGGCAAAATTTTTAGTATATGTAGGATCACCTTTGCAGGCATAAGCATTGGCGAGCCTGAAAAAGCTACCGATAAAAGGCGCCCTAAAAATATACCTAGCTATCACTATCGAATCCTAGTTCTATCCATAGCTTCTCTAATTTTTTGAAACATCTTGATATGAAATGCTTTTTCTTCATCTTTCTTTTTTGGAACTGGGATTTTTACAGGGAACTTCTTGAATGAAAAGTTTGCCCATTTTTTCAAAAACTTATCAAAATACCTAATCTTTGCATCTCCATTTTTACTTGCAATTTCTAGATATGCCTTTGTTACATTGGGCAATTGATTGATTTCACCGTTCTTCGCAGGAGTTTGTATTAACTTTGTTTTTGCTATTCCACTATCTCGAGATTCTTTATCTATAAAAGCCTCTAAGGCTTCAATGTCCCGCCAATCATTCGTATATGATATGTCTATCTCTATTTTTCCGAACCTTTCAGCTTCTTCTAATCTTTCGATTGCAGCTCCTTCTTTTAATACTTTGCATGTTACTTGATAATCCTTGAAATCAGTAAACTTTGATTTTATATCTTCAAAAAAATGAATTAGCACTTCTTCTACGGTCGTTGGTTGAGGAAGTTTGCCACCTCTATTTTCTATACAAAGAATATGATTTTCATAAGAAAACACAAAATCAAACTCACTTCTCTTGGTAGTTGCAGATTTATCTTGGGGAACCTCATACAATTGTTCATTAGTGTAAAACTCGTTCAACCTGTCAACTTTGTCGTATCTTCTTAGCTTTCCTCTTACATAGTTCGGTTCTGGTTTTAGATTAATTGGAACCATATAAAATTCGCTTCGCTTCAATCTAACGCCATAATCGTGCAGCTTTTTATCAGTTTTTTTCAGAGTGGTAACTTCAGCTAATTTCTCGGATATTTTTTTATACCCATCAACCCCAATCAATCCATTTTTTTTTGAATTTACTGGTATAACTTGAATATTAAAGAATAGGCAGGTTGCCATATTTTGAGATTCCTTTGCTATTTGTTACGGTTATTAGTGCTTGCCTATGCGTATACAACTTTGCAAGGGTTAGGATGTTACACTTTAAAAGAGTGATGTTCTACCCAAACTGATTAACAAAAGTACAATTCATTAAAAAATCGTGCGCTATCTGAAAGTAAGTGAGCTCCTGTAATAAGATTCATGTAGCGCAGCGTTACGTATACTAAACATTATTAATTTCAAACCAATAGAAGTGACATCATGGCAAATAAGGTTTTAGTAACCGATGTGGGAACTGCGATCGTAGGAATACAAGGAGTATTTAAGGGGCGCTATACACCATATAAAGGAACAAAGATAATTAGAGCCCTTAAACGGCTTGAAGATGCTGACGAATTTATTACTTACAACGGTAAAGGAACTGATGGAAGTGGCATTGGTTTTGATTTAAAGCAGTTGAACGAATTCTCATTAATGTATAGGGATACCGAATTTAGCCCTAAAGGAACTCATACAGATATGAGGGAGATTTTTTGGCCTAATATTATTGGAAGCTGTCTATTTGATACATTTAATAGATATTGCAAATTTGATAGAGAATTTGCTGACAGTTATGAAGGAGATAACCGTAGAGATGTTTACATGACATTAATGCTTTGGAAATGTTGGAAATCAGGAGAAACTTTTCAATAACGCCGATAATAATTTCAAAAACTGCAAACCAGTTCACAGTGTGAACCGATAAAGATTATCTCGACATCAATTCAACATCGGCACAGAGTCCGGCACCAAGTAAATTCAATTCAACCATTTCAAGAACCACATTAAAAAACAATTCATTCGTTCCAACAAATCAGCGCTGCGGCACCGAACGCAAGTGCAAGAAACCTAACTAAACACGTTTTAAAAACAGAAATAGGCCAGATGTCTGATTCAGGCCAGAAACGCACTTTGGCACACTCCAATATCTAATTACCTATAATGTATATTATGTTAAATTAAATAAGTTATTATATATCAGTTAGTAAGCTATGAAGCCACCCACTCATTCATTATCTATTTGTTGTGGTTCATCTAAAGACTTATTATGAAGCTGTTGCATATTGTTTTCTTTGAGAGTGGGAATCCCTCAGCTCGAAATCCTTATCTCTGTAAAATGTGCGTAACTCACGTAGAGAACGATTTTGAAATTCCTTCGTATTTTTGCTGTTTTATTTGTTCTTCATAAACCTGATATTCAAATATTTTACAGCTCTCAATGAAATCGAAATTAAGAATTACATAGATGCTATTCTTCTACTAATTCAGCCTTAAATCACATTAACTGTAGGTGTAATATATTAACCTCTGTTTTTTATTATCAGTTAAATTGATTAAAGGTACTAAAATGAAGAACATAAATAAGAAGATTCTGACGCTTGTCAGCTTTTTTGTTGCATGCGGCTCAGCAAGTGTCAACGCAGATGAAATTTTAGAAACAATATGTGTTGGTAATATTTGTTTGTCGATACCAATCAGTAGTGATGGTAATGTATCCAAAGAATCAGAAAACATACCAAATGATACGGGCCCAGGGTGTCCCCCTGATTGTAAAGATCCATGGCCTTGATACGTTTATTTATACATTTCATTAGACAAAGCCGCTTTTAAGCGGCTTCAATTATTCACTCAGGCTGTTCAGTTGCCCAGTGCAGTTGATTTAATAACTTACGCTCTATAGCGCTTTGAATATCATTAAAGAAGGTTTTTTTGTCCGTAAATATCGACGTGTAAATAGCCGGTTTTTGTTGTTGAAATAAACCCAAACGTTCGCCCGCTTGTTCAATTTCAGATTGGGCATATCCTTTATTTTTAAACAATTCTATCGCTTCTTTCTGATATTCTATTGCATGTTCAAAGTCTTTATTGGCGGCATAAGCGGCTGCAAGAGTATCAACATAAACCGGATCTTTTGCGTAGCGTTTATCCTGAATAATGGATTTAGCCAGTTCGACAATTTTATCGGTGGAAATAAGGTGCTGGTCTGATGAAGTTGATAATTCCCAGGCAACATTATTAGCTCCTGTGGGAAATTCTTCTAAAGAGGCTTGAAGAATTAACTCTTTGGCTTTTTCTTCATTTTGTTTAATTTCAAATCCATTGGCGTGAATGAGTGCGATTTTATACAAGTCAACTGTATCTGGATTGGCCTTTTGAGCTTTTTCTAACAACCATAATGGATTAGCCGCTCTGGGAAATACATTCATATCCAGATAGTAAAGCGTGGCCAAATATGCGGTTGCATAGGCATTGCCTTTATCCGATAGATTAATGATTCCTTTATAACCAATTTCCTGATCTTTTTCGGTTTTTCCGTACAGTAACAATATGATTTCTTTAATTAATCTTGCTGACTCATCATAATAACTCGCTCGAGATACCCATTTATAAGTTTCAATAATCGCTTCTTTATCTTCGGAATCAAAATACAGGCCAGCAACTCTCATTTGAGCATAAACACGCCCTGATTCCGCCAGTTCCAAGCAGGCTAAAAACGCCTCTGAATCCCCTACTTCACTGGCTTGATTGCACACCTCAAGATCCGCATCCCAATAGGGTTCTTGCTGTATGACTACGGTTTCACTCTCAATATTTTCATCTTCTACTTCAATCTTGTCGGACATGAATCGGGTAAATATTGAAAGCATGAATAGCCACAACGCAGCATAGGCCACAAACTTAATGACTCTCTTGGTTCTATTTTCCTGTGGCGCTATGTATTCAGCTTTTTGATTGATGGCAGCACTACCATATGCCGCATAGAAAACAGCATCCATTTCTTCCAGCGAAAAGGCTTTGGAAAGCTCAAGCTCTTGTCCTTGCCAGTCAAAAATGCGAGCAAACTCAGGAACAACATAATCCGGGAGATTGGAGGGGCTCCAATCTTCGCGAGAATGGCATAAGTGCCCTGCCAATAATTTGAATACCTGATAACTGAGCAATTGTCGGCATTCTGAAGATTGCATCAGTTCGTTATTGAACAGAGCCTTCCAGTCGCCATCGTCGGTTCGGGAGTTATCAAGCAGTTCGGTGAGAGATGCAAGAAATTGTTCTATCTTATCTTTCAAATAAACTTCCTGTTCTGTCACGGGTTCGATCTCTGCTATCCATTGAGAGCCTTGTTCTTCATCCTCTTGCACTTTATCGAATGAGTCATTATTCGAGTCGTCGCCAGTCTGCTCTAAAATCGCATCCTCATTATGAGATTCAGAAAATTCGTAACTTAATGCCGCTTGATACGCTTCATTTAGCCGCTGAAATTTTTCTGGTTCATCTTCTGGATGACAGTCACGCAGTAATTTCGCATATGCGCGTTTGATCTCTCTTTCATTGTCCGTTGGCGCTATACCTAAAACTTCCCAACAATTCATTAATCGTTATCCCTCGATTTGCTTCATTATTGATAAAACCTGATTACGTGCGGAGGCTATTGCCTGTTCATTTTGGCTGAGCAAGGTATTTTCAAAATCTTGCAAAACCTGAGCGATGTAAGTACGCATATCACCGAGATGCTCTTCATAAAGCCTTTCTAACTGTGCAATGATTTGTTTGTTCAATGCGTTTTCGCGAGGATGAATTTTAATATCGTTCAATTTTGCCAGACTTTCTTCAATTTCTTCCGGGCTCATATTGGTTGCGGAATTATTAATAATTAAACGTTCCGTTTTCCCGGTGGTTCCAACTTTTAGTATAGCTTCCAAAATACCATTGATGTTGTAAGTAAAGCGTATATCAACGAACTGTTCACCCGCCTTGTCTTTCGGCACATCACTTTGGATCTTGCCTATACTGATGTTGTTTTTGGTTAGCCGGCTTTCGCCTTGAAAGATCTCGCACACAATCTGTTCCTGATTGTCATGAACCGTATGCAGCCTTTTTTCACGGCTTACCGGCACTGTCATATTACGCTCGATAATAGGTAGAAAATGTCCGGATTCGTATTGATTAACGCCACGTTCCACCACAATTCCAACCCCCAGTGTATAAGGGCAAACATCGGTTAATACAATGTCGTTTAAGGCTTCGTTTCTGGCTTTTAATGCTGCTTGAATCGCGGTTCCTCTGGCAACCACTTCATCGGGATCAATATGGCTGGTTGGCAGCATTTTAAACATCCGAGACACTTCACTTCGAATCCAGGGCATTCTGGTTGCACCGCCAACCAAAATCACTTTATTTAGTTGAGAACTTTCAATCTTGCTATCTCGTAGCGCGCGTTCAATGGGTAAGGTGAACTGCTTTATTAAATGTTGAATGCACTTTTCAAATTCAGTGCGGGTGCAGTGCCACTGAATCTCTCTGCCGGCCAGAGATATTGAGACTTCCCCTTCATGTGATATCGACAGTGCATGTTTCAGTGTTTCAATATGAGCATTGAGTCGAGATTGTTCGTTCTTGTCTAATGCAATGAGTTGAAGATTGTTTTGTTTTAAGAACAGTTCTTTTAACGCTTGAGTAAAGTCCTCTCCACCAAGAAAATTGTTTCCTGATGAAGCTCTTACTTCAACGATATTATCGAACACATCCAAAATAGAGACATCCAGGGTTCCACCACCAAGGTCGATAACCATGAACATCTGTTCTTCCAACCCTTCATGTATTCCATAAGCGAGTGCTGCGGCTGTGGGTTCATTGATCAACCGTTCCACTTTTAGCCCTGCCAACTCCCCTGCTATTTTGGTTGCCGAGCGTTGAGCGTCACTAAAATAAGCCGGCACACTAATAACGGCTTCCGTTACTTCGCATCCCAGGTAAGCTTCTGCATCCTGTTTAAGTTGTTTTAACATCAGAGCAGAAAGCTCTTCCGCTTTAAAGGTACGATTACCTAATGTGATTTGCGCTTTTGTTCCCATTTGGCGCTTAAATGTTGCGACACTTAATTCTGGGTGGCTGATTAAGCGCTCTTTGGCTGACTGCCCAACAATTATTTCCTGACTTTTTTCGTCATAACTGATGACTGACGGTGTGAGGTTGCTACCTAGAGCATTCGGTATGAGTGTTGGTTGTCCATCTTTCCAAACACAAATCAGGCTGTTTGTTGTGCCCAGATCAATTCCCAGTAAAGCCATATATATCCATCATATTGAGTTCAGTATCACGGCTAATTTTGCCTGAATCATTTCCTTATGAATAGGCTCTGTTGAAAAGTCATCGAAAAAGTACGGCTTTCAGCCGCCATTTCATTATGCAAGCTTAAGATTTTCTTAAGTTTTGACTGCGATTATCGAGTATCAATGCTAAAGTTTTACAGAATTCCCCTTTCACTTATATTTTAATGGACACTCATTCCAAATGAGAATTTTACTGGTTGAAGATGATATTCAATTAGCCGATGCGCTAAAAACCTCACTCAGTCATGAGGGATTAACCATTAATCACGTCACGTCTGGAGCGCAAGCGCTTTCCAGCATTCAAGCTGGTGACTGCGATATGCTGATCCTGGATCTCGGCTTACCGGATATGGATGGAATAAGCGTTCTCAAATCGATTCGTAATTCCAAGAACCTGTTACCTGTTCTGATCCTGACCGCCAGAGATTCAATGGATGACAAAATACGTGGTCTTGATACCGGAGCCGATGATTACCTGATTAAACCATTCGAGATGCAAGAGTTGTTTGCACGTATCCGGGTCATCGAACGCCGCTTGGGCACTGCTGAACAGTCCGTAATCAGCATAGGTAATGTTAGCCTAAATACCGCGGAACATAGTGTAACCCTTGATGCTCAGCCTTTAGAACTGTCGAAGAAAGACTACATGGTATTACGCTCTTTAATGGAAAACGCTGGCCGAGTGGTATCCAAAGATAAACTGGAATCCTCATTATATGAATGGGGCGAAGAAATCAGCAGTAATGCCATTGAAGTCAGGATCCATC
Above is a window of Paraneptunicella aestuarii DNA encoding:
- a CDS encoding DUF4747 family protein, yielding MATCLFFNIQVIPVNSKKNGLIGVDGYKKISEKLAEVTTLKKTDKKLHDYGVRLKRSEFYMVPINLKPEPNYVRGKLRRYDKVDRLNEFYTNEQLYEVPQDKSATTKRSEFDFVFSYENHILCIENRGGKLPQPTTVEEVLIHFFEDIKSKFTDFKDYQVTCKVLKEGAAIERLEEAERFGKIEIDISYTNDWRDIEALEAFIDKESRDSGIAKTKLIQTPAKNGEINQLPNVTKAYLEIASKNGDAKIRYFDKFLKKWANFSFKKFPVKIPVPKKKDEEKAFHIKMFQKIREAMDRTRIR
- a CDS encoding CBS domain-containing protein, translated to MHHLSIGKIMGGYHSQMHFIRANDDIRSAARKMLKLDVSALPVIGDEADIVGLLTSRDILNGYVSHDDVPLVLSVMNKDFVAVKKSDSIQYVANIMGKLGVHHIIVEHNGLVCGIVSSYDFLRLYKEPEETIETT
- a CDS encoding molecular chaperone HscC; amino-acid sequence: MALLGIDLGTTNSLICVWKDGQPTLIPNALGSNLTPSVISYDEKSQEIIVGQSAKERLISHPELSVATFKRQMGTKAQITLGNRTFKAEELSALMLKQLKQDAEAYLGCEVTEAVISVPAYFSDAQRSATKIAGELAGLKVERLINEPTAAALAYGIHEGLEEQMFMVIDLGGGTLDVSILDVFDNIVEVRASSGNNFLGGEDFTQALKELFLKQNNLQLIALDKNEQSRLNAHIETLKHALSISHEGEVSISLAGREIQWHCTRTEFEKCIQHLIKQFTLPIERALRDSKIESSQLNKVILVGGATRMPWIRSEVSRMFKMLPTSHIDPDEVVARGTAIQAALKARNEALNDIVLTDVCPYTLGVGIVVERGVNQYESGHFLPIIERNMTVPVSREKRLHTVHDNQEQIVCEIFQGESRLTKNNISIGKIQSDVPKDKAGEQFVDIRFTYNINGILEAILKVGTTGKTERLIINNSATNMSPEEIEESLAKLNDIKIHPRENALNKQIIAQLERLYEEHLGDMRTYIAQVLQDFENTLLSQNEQAIASARNQVLSIMKQIEG
- a CDS encoding response regulator; amino-acid sequence: MRILLVEDDIQLADALKTSLSHEGLTINHVTSGAQALSSIQAGDCDMLILDLGLPDMDGISVLKSIRNSKNLLPVLILTARDSMDDKIRGLDTGADDYLIKPFEMQELFARIRVIERRLGTAEQSVISIGNVSLNTAEHSVTLDAQPLELSKKDYMVLRSLMENAGRVVSKDKLESSLYEWGEEISSNAIEVRIHHLRRKLPDGFIKTIHGVGYTIKKV
- a CDS encoding J domain-containing protein — its product is MNCWEVLGIAPTDNEREIKRAYAKLLRDCHPEDEPEKFQRLNEAYQAALSYEFSESHNEDAILEQTGDDSNNDSFDKVQEDEEQGSQWIAEIEPVTEQEVYLKDKIEQFLASLTELLDNSRTDDGDWKALFNNELMQSSECRQLLSYQVFKLLAGHLCHSREDWSPSNLPDYVVPEFARIFDWQGQELELSKAFSLEEMDAVFYAAYGSAAINQKAEYIAPQENRTKRVIKFVAYAALWLFMLSIFTRFMSDKIEVEDENIESETVVIQQEPYWDADLEVCNQASEVGDSEAFLACLELAESGRVYAQMRVAGLYFDSEDKEAIIETYKWVSRASYYDESARLIKEIILLLYGKTEKDQEIGYKGIINLSDKGNAYATAYLATLYYLDMNVFPRAANPLWLLEKAQKANPDTVDLYKIALIHANGFEIKQNEEKAKELILQASLEEFPTGANNVAWELSTSSDQHLISTDKIVELAKSIIQDKRYAKDPVYVDTLAAAYAANKDFEHAIEYQKEAIELFKNKGYAQSEIEQAGERLGLFQQQKPAIYTSIFTDKKTFFNDIQSAIERKLLNQLHWATEQPE